From the genome of Candidatus Saccharimonadales bacterium, one region includes:
- a CDS encoding MFS transporter, producing the protein MIRQLIHRLLLRRHFWRYATFSEVAEIYASRTLRLMAISMSMVFMAIFLYQNGYSVQFIAGYGVCFSFFKGIIALPAAKYTALFGPKHGILLSNLLYIPSMVLFASVPQLGLPALVATGILQGISLTLYDICHLTDFSKVKSVEHGGKEIAFMNIFEKIATGLSPLLGGVIALFAGPQATLYVAALLFTIASIPLFKTGEPVPTHQKLVFRGFPWRTVWRTLVAETAVGFDSVASSTVWLLLVALTVLGISGNQVYAELGALISVVLLAALASSYAYGVLIDRRKGGELLKTMVVVNALLHLTRPYAQTPVSVALINATNEVATTGYAMSFVRGIFDTADLSGHRVTYIGLIEIALNVGMAAAAGLFLFFVSFWEPTLGMKLFFFVAAPVTLLIATPKFRLYRK; encoded by the coding sequence ATGATTAGGCAACTTATTCACCGACTTCTCCTACGCCGCCACTTTTGGCGCTATGCGACGTTTTCTGAGGTAGCCGAAATATATGCTTCACGAACGCTGCGGTTGATGGCCATCAGTATGTCGATGGTCTTTATGGCGATTTTTCTGTATCAAAACGGCTATTCGGTTCAGTTTATCGCAGGATATGGAGTGTGCTTCTCTTTCTTTAAGGGAATCATTGCGCTGCCAGCTGCGAAATATACGGCACTGTTTGGTCCAAAACACGGTATATTATTGTCAAATTTGTTATATATACCGTCTATGGTATTGTTTGCCTCGGTGCCGCAGCTTGGTCTGCCTGCGCTTGTAGCAACAGGAATTCTTCAGGGGATTTCGTTGACTCTTTATGATATTTGTCATCTGACCGACTTCTCTAAGGTAAAAAGCGTGGAGCATGGCGGTAAAGAAATCGCATTCATGAATATCTTTGAAAAGATAGCAACTGGTCTCAGTCCCCTTTTAGGGGGAGTTATTGCACTATTTGCGGGTCCTCAAGCGACTCTGTATGTTGCGGCCCTTCTCTTTACGATAGCTTCTATACCTCTATTTAAGACGGGCGAGCCGGTGCCGACTCACCAAAAACTAGTATTTCGTGGTTTTCCGTGGCGAACGGTTTGGAGGACGCTTGTAGCAGAAACGGCTGTGGGCTTTGACTCTGTGGCTTCAAGTACTGTATGGCTTTTGCTTGTTGCGCTGACGGTATTGGGTATTTCGGGCAATCAGGTGTATGCAGAATTAGGTGCGCTTATCTCGGTAGTATTGCTCGCTGCGCTCGCGTCATCGTATGCGTACGGTGTGCTGATTGATCGACGAAAGGGCGGAGAGTTGCTTAAAACGATGGTAGTAGTAAATGCATTGCTCCATCTCACGAGGCCGTATGCTCAAACCCCCGTGTCGGTAGCGCTAATAAATGCAACGAACGAGGTGGCGACAACTGGATACGCAATGTCGTTTGTAAGAGGGATATTCGATACCGCAGATTTGTCAGGGCATAGAGTAACATACATTGGGCTTATTGAGATAGCGCTCAATGTTGGTATGGCCGCCGCCGCTGGTCTATTCCTCTTCTTTGTCAGCTTTTGGGAGCCGACTTTAGGGATGAAGCTGTTCTTCTTTGTGGCTGCCCCCGTGACACTTCTTATTGCAACGCCGAAGTTTCGTCTCTACCGAAAATAA